The Achromobacter deleyi genome has a window encoding:
- a CDS encoding amidase, with amino-acid sequence MRDTEYQLLDGLALADLLARREVGAEELMACAIKLARERAPAMNALCYERFEESLDVARGWQPRGVFGAIPFLLKDSALAHTRFPSSLGSRLLNDTGYARNATLADRFEAAGLIPFARTTVPEFCMAPTTEAARNGGPTRNPWDPTRSSGGSSGGAAAAVAAGIVPLAHGSDGGGSIRIPAAACGVYGLKVSRGRVPMGPFRGEGWGGLATDGVLSRSVRDTAAALDAIGGHEPGAPYAAPAGPASYLQALAEPPRKLRIVLWRSAWNGVPVAPECVAAVERAATLCRELGHEVVDGVPPDIEYEAFVLAHANVLAGNIVLSVDTRLGLTGQPLRDDDLEPVLRQGYEYGKTLPAAQYIASVNRFHAIGRILDAYMQGYDAILSPSLTQLPLKLGELSTANGSFLDFRRKVATYGTFSAAFNASGQPAASLPLVWTGAGLPVGVQVAGRYGREDVVLALSAQLEVAQPWAGRIAVPKAA; translated from the coding sequence ATGCGTGACACCGAGTATCAGTTGCTGGACGGGCTGGCGCTGGCCGATTTGCTGGCGCGGCGCGAGGTCGGCGCTGAAGAGCTGATGGCCTGCGCCATCAAGCTGGCGCGGGAACGTGCGCCAGCAATGAACGCGCTGTGCTATGAGCGCTTTGAAGAATCGCTGGACGTGGCCCGCGGCTGGCAGCCGCGCGGGGTGTTCGGCGCCATTCCGTTTCTGTTGAAGGATTCCGCGCTGGCGCACACGCGCTTTCCGTCCAGCCTGGGTTCGCGCCTGCTGAACGACACTGGCTATGCGCGCAACGCAACACTGGCGGACCGGTTCGAAGCCGCCGGCCTGATTCCGTTTGCTCGCACCACCGTGCCCGAATTCTGCATGGCGCCCACCACCGAGGCGGCGCGCAACGGCGGCCCGACCCGCAATCCCTGGGATCCGACCCGCTCGTCGGGCGGATCCAGCGGCGGCGCGGCGGCGGCGGTGGCCGCCGGCATCGTGCCGCTGGCGCATGGCAGCGACGGCGGCGGTTCGATCCGCATTCCGGCGGCCGCCTGTGGCGTCTACGGCCTGAAGGTTTCGCGCGGGCGCGTGCCGATGGGGCCCTTCCGCGGCGAAGGCTGGGGCGGGCTGGCGACCGATGGCGTGCTGTCACGCTCGGTGCGCGACACCGCCGCCGCGCTGGACGCCATCGGCGGCCATGAGCCGGGCGCGCCCTATGCGGCCCCGGCCGGTCCCGCTTCCTACCTGCAGGCACTGGCCGAGCCGCCGCGCAAGCTGCGCATCGTCCTTTGGCGCAGCGCCTGGAACGGCGTCCCGGTGGCGCCCGAATGCGTGGCGGCCGTCGAACGCGCGGCGACGCTGTGCCGGGAACTGGGGCACGAAGTCGTCGATGGCGTGCCGCCGGATATCGAATACGAGGCCTTTGTGCTGGCCCACGCCAACGTGTTGGCCGGCAATATCGTGCTGTCGGTGGACACGCGACTGGGCCTCACCGGCCAACCGCTGCGCGACGATGACCTGGAACCCGTACTGCGCCAGGGCTATGAATATGGCAAGACGCTACCGGCGGCGCAGTACATCGCCAGCGTGAACCGTTTCCACGCCATCGGGCGGATCCTGGATGCCTATATGCAGGGCTATGACGCCATCCTGTCGCCATCGCTGACCCAGCTGCCCTTGAAGCTCGGCGAGCTCTCCACAGCCAACGGCTCGTTCCTGGACTTCCGCCGCAAGGTCGCCACCTATGGCACGTTCTCGGCCGCGTTCAATGCCTCCGGTCAACCGGCGGCCAGCCTGCCGCTGGTCTGGACCGGCGCCGGCCTGCCTGTCGGCGTGCAGGTGGCCGGCCGCTACGGCCGTGAAGACGTGGTGCTGGCGCTGTCTGCCCAATTGGAGGTGGCCCAGCCCTGGGCGGGACGGATCGCCGTGCCCAAGGCGGCCTGA
- the fba gene encoding class II fructose-bisphosphate aldolase (catalyzes the reversible aldol condensation of dihydroxyacetonephosphate and glyceraldehyde 3-phosphate in the Calvin cycle, glycolysis, and/or gluconeogenesis): MALVSMRQLLDHAAEHGYGIPAFNVNNLEQVQAIMEAAAETDSPVIMQASAGARKYAGEGFLKHLIQAAVESYPHIPVVMHQDHGQSPKVCQGAIDLGFSSVMMDGSLKEDGKTIADYDYNVEVTKKVVDIAHKLGVTVEGELGCLGSLETMEGDKEDGHGADGKLTMDQLLTDPEQAADFVRRTQLDALAIAIGTSHGAYKFTRKPTGDILSISRIKEIHARLPNTHLVMHGSSSVPQELLAEIREFGGNMKETYGVPVEEIQEAIKYGVRKINIDTDIRLAMTGAIRRFFAENPEKFDPREYLKPARAAAKAICVARYTEFGTAGNASKIKALPLTEIAAQYASGKLAQVVQ, encoded by the coding sequence ATGGCCCTAGTCTCCATGCGCCAGTTGCTCGACCACGCCGCCGAGCACGGCTACGGCATTCCGGCTTTCAACGTCAACAACCTGGAGCAAGTCCAGGCCATCATGGAAGCCGCGGCGGAGACCGACAGCCCGGTGATCATGCAGGCCTCGGCCGGCGCGCGCAAGTACGCAGGCGAAGGCTTCCTGAAGCACCTGATCCAGGCCGCCGTTGAGTCCTACCCGCATATCCCCGTGGTCATGCACCAGGATCACGGCCAGTCCCCCAAGGTCTGCCAAGGCGCCATCGACCTGGGATTCTCCAGCGTCATGATGGACGGTTCGCTCAAGGAAGATGGCAAGACCATCGCCGACTACGACTACAACGTCGAAGTGACCAAGAAGGTCGTGGACATCGCGCACAAGCTGGGCGTGACGGTCGAAGGCGAACTGGGCTGCCTGGGTTCCCTGGAAACCATGGAAGGTGACAAGGAAGACGGCCACGGCGCCGACGGCAAGCTGACCATGGATCAGCTGCTGACCGACCCGGAGCAGGCCGCCGACTTCGTGCGCCGCACGCAGCTCGACGCGCTGGCCATTGCCATCGGCACCAGCCACGGCGCCTACAAGTTCACGCGCAAGCCCACCGGCGACATCCTGTCGATCTCGCGCATCAAGGAAATCCACGCCCGCCTGCCCAACACCCACCTGGTGATGCACGGCAGCTCCAGCGTGCCGCAGGAACTGCTGGCCGAGATCCGTGAATTCGGCGGCAACATGAAGGAAACCTACGGCGTGCCGGTAGAGGAAATCCAGGAAGCCATCAAGTACGGCGTGCGCAAGATCAATATCGACACCGATATCCGTCTGGCCATGACCGGCGCGATCCGCCGCTTCTTCGCCGAGAACCCCGAAAAGTTCGACCCGCGCGAATACCTGAAGCCCGCCCGCGCCGCCGCCAAGGCGATCTGTGTGGCTCGCTACACGGAATTCGGCACCGCCGGCAACGCCAGCAAGATCAAGGCGCTGCCGCTGACCGAAATCGCCGCGCAGTACGCATCGGGCAAGCTGGCCCAAGTGGTTCAGTAA
- a CDS encoding GFA family protein produces MQDASLKRTPHADAQVHMTGGCQCGAVRYAVTDEPLMAATCHCRDCQYSSGGAPAHALIFAAGAVTLLRGQAKEHRYKGESGHTVMRSFCAACGTPLFGGSEGQGYEVVRAGSLDDPEAFHAKASLWTASAPSWHHVDRSIPHFPKNSPE; encoded by the coding sequence ATGCAGGATGCTTCCCTCAAACGCACGCCCCACGCCGACGCGCAGGTACACATGACAGGCGGATGCCAGTGCGGCGCGGTCCGTTACGCCGTCACCGACGAGCCCCTCATGGCCGCCACCTGTCATTGCCGGGACTGTCAGTATTCCAGCGGCGGCGCCCCGGCCCACGCCCTGATCTTCGCGGCCGGCGCCGTGACGCTGCTGCGCGGCCAGGCCAAGGAACACCGCTACAAGGGAGAGTCCGGCCACACGGTCATGCGCAGCTTCTGCGCAGCCTGTGGCACGCCGCTGTTCGGCGGCTCGGAAGGCCAGGGCTACGAGGTCGTGCGCGCCGGCTCCCTGGACGACCCGGAGGCGTTCCACGCCAAGGCCAGCCTGTGGACGGCATCCGCGCCGTCATGGCACCACGTGGACCGCAGCATTCCGCATTTCCCGAAGAACTCGCCAGAATGA
- a CDS encoding phosphoribosylaminoimidazolesuccinocarboxamide synthase, which translates to MTSALHESSIKSLPLLGRGKVRDMYAVGDDKLLIVASDRISAFDVILDDPIPGKGQVLTELTEFWLQKLAHILPNHSTGVKPEDVVAPDEVDQVRGRAVVVKRLKPILVEAVARGYLIGSGWKDYQATGAVCGIKLPAGLQQASQLPEPIFTPAAKAEFGMHDENVDFAHVVKEVGQEMAERIRDVTLRLYAEAARFAATKGIIIADTKFEFGLDDNGTLHLMDEVLTPDSSRFWPADGYRVGISPPSFDKQFVRDWLETQTWDKTPPAPRLPQEVLEKTAAKYREALDRLIA; encoded by the coding sequence GTGACTTCTGCTTTGCATGAATCCAGCATCAAGTCCTTGCCGCTGCTGGGCCGCGGTAAGGTGCGCGATATGTACGCGGTCGGCGACGACAAGTTGCTGATCGTCGCGTCGGATCGCATCTCCGCCTTCGATGTGATCCTTGATGACCCCATTCCCGGCAAGGGACAGGTGCTGACCGAGCTGACCGAATTCTGGTTGCAGAAGCTGGCCCACATCCTGCCGAACCACTCCACGGGCGTGAAGCCTGAAGACGTGGTGGCGCCGGACGAAGTGGACCAGGTGCGCGGCCGCGCCGTCGTGGTCAAGCGCCTGAAGCCCATCCTGGTGGAAGCGGTTGCCCGCGGCTACCTGATCGGCTCCGGCTGGAAGGACTACCAGGCCACCGGCGCCGTCTGCGGCATCAAGCTGCCCGCCGGCCTGCAGCAGGCCAGCCAGTTGCCCGAGCCCATCTTCACGCCCGCCGCCAAGGCCGAATTCGGCATGCACGACGAAAACGTGGACTTCGCGCACGTGGTCAAGGAAGTCGGCCAGGAAATGGCCGAGCGCATCCGCGACGTCACGCTCAGGCTGTATGCCGAGGCCGCCCGGTTCGCGGCTACCAAGGGCATCATCATTGCCGACACCAAGTTCGAATTCGGCCTGGACGATAACGGCACGCTGCACCTGATGGACGAAGTGCTGACGCCCGATTCGTCGCGCTTCTGGCCCGCCGACGGCTATCGCGTGGGCATCAGCCCCCCGTCGTTCGACAAGCAGTTCGTGCGCGACTGGCTGGAAACCCAGACCTGGGACAAGACCCCGCCCGCGCCGCGCCTGCCCCAGGAGGTGCTGGAAAAGACGGCCGCCAAGTACCGCGAAGCCCTGGATCGCCTGATCGCCTGA
- a CDS encoding DUF5993 family protein: protein MVMMLPFLTGMVAVWFGMLGRRRPCVTFWLLTLGIFAAWCQYHMTSPLALSL, encoded by the coding sequence ATGGTAATGATGTTGCCTTTCCTGACCGGAATGGTCGCAGTATGGTTCGGGATGCTGGGAAGGCGCCGCCCCTGCGTGACCTTCTGGCTGCTCACTCTCGGGATATTCGCCGCCTGGTGCCAATATCACATGACCAGCCCGCTGGCGCTGTCGTTGTAA
- a CDS encoding disulfide bond formation protein B: MIFSRNPARGSRILNGLALLGVSAILWMAFVWQFAYDELPCPLCLLQRVALILAGVGFLLNMRLGPSPMHYAMSIAASLGGMVASGRQVLLHIAPGDPGYGTPFLGLHFYTWAFIAFSAIIVFCVLMLSADRKWGDSMLKKPVSALGVMVMALFFIATLANVGSTTLECGFGPCPDNPESYLLLGTAAAP, from the coding sequence ATGATCTTCTCCCGCAATCCCGCGCGCGGTTCCCGCATCCTGAACGGCCTGGCCCTGCTGGGCGTCAGCGCCATCCTCTGGATGGCCTTCGTCTGGCAGTTCGCCTATGACGAACTGCCATGCCCCTTGTGCCTGCTCCAGCGCGTCGCGCTGATCCTGGCCGGAGTGGGTTTTCTGCTGAACATGCGGCTGGGGCCATCCCCGATGCACTACGCGATGAGCATCGCGGCCTCGCTGGGCGGCATGGTGGCGTCGGGCCGGCAGGTGCTCCTGCACATCGCGCCCGGCGATCCGGGTTACGGCACGCCATTCCTGGGCCTGCACTTCTACACCTGGGCGTTCATCGCCTTTTCGGCCATCATCGTATTCTGCGTATTGATGCTGTCCGCGGACCGCAAATGGGGCGACAGCATGCTGAAAAAGCCCGTCTCGGCGCTGGGCGTCATGGTCATGGCCCTGTTTTTCATCGCCACGCTGGCCAATGTCGGCAGCACCACGCTGGAATGCGGTTTCGGGCCTTGCCCGGACAATCCCGAAAGCTATCTTTTGCTGGGAACCGCGGCCGCGCCGTAG
- the purE gene encoding 5-(carboxyamino)imidazole ribonucleotide mutase: protein MTAKTSAAAEATPVVGVIMGSSSDWEVMKHAVTMLEDFGVAYEARVISAHRMPQDMAEYGAAAHQRGLRGIIAGAGGAAHLPGMMAALTEVPVFGVPVPSKYLRGEDSLLSIVQMPKGVPVATFAIGEAGAANAALHVIATLAGTDAGLHKKLVAFRARQTQAARDMKVPPEA, encoded by the coding sequence ATGACAGCCAAGACTTCCGCAGCGGCAGAGGCCACCCCCGTGGTGGGCGTGATTATGGGTTCTTCCAGCGATTGGGAGGTCATGAAGCACGCAGTGACCATGCTGGAGGACTTCGGCGTGGCCTATGAGGCCCGCGTGATCTCCGCGCACCGCATGCCGCAAGACATGGCCGAATACGGCGCGGCCGCGCACCAGCGCGGCCTGCGCGGCATCATCGCCGGCGCCGGCGGCGCCGCGCATCTGCCGGGCATGATGGCGGCCCTCACCGAAGTCCCGGTGTTCGGCGTGCCGGTCCCGTCCAAATACCTGCGCGGCGAAGACTCGCTGCTGTCCATCGTGCAGATGCCCAAGGGCGTTCCGGTGGCGACTTTTGCCATCGGCGAAGCGGGCGCGGCCAACGCCGCCCTGCACGTGATCGCCACGCTGGCGGGCACCGACGCCGGCCTGCACAAGAAGCTGGTGGCGTTCCGCGCCCGCCAGACGCAGGCCGCGCGCGACATGAAGGTTCCGCCCGAGGCCTGA
- a CDS encoding 5-(carboxyamino)imidazole ribonucleotide synthase translates to MTQSTAFMIAPGGWLGLLGGGQLGRMFCHAAQSLGYKVAVLDPAAECPAGMVADMHIQAAYDDEAGLARLAQTCQAVTTEFENVPADSLRTLATRCRVSPAADAVAIVQDRIAEKTFIASQGIPVAPHAAIRSEADLRAAPQALFPGILKVARLGYDGKGQARISTREEALAAFAEFGGVACVLEALMPLDYEISVVIARGFDGATVVFPVARNVHRDGILAVSTAAPVLQDAAHAERQARATEAAQAIAQGLGYHGVLCVEFFVLQDGGLIVNEIAPRPHNSGHYTMDACVTSQFEQQARAMAGLPLGSSDLLAPAVMLNILGDIWYASDTATTQREPDWAAALAVPTAKLHLYGKREARRGRKMGHITIVASTLQQARADAARVAAALGMQAPE, encoded by the coding sequence ATGACTCAATCTACTGCTTTCATGATTGCTCCCGGCGGCTGGCTGGGTTTGCTGGGCGGCGGCCAGTTGGGCCGCATGTTCTGCCACGCGGCGCAAAGCCTGGGTTACAAGGTCGCGGTCCTGGACCCGGCCGCCGAGTGCCCGGCCGGCATGGTCGCGGACATGCACATCCAGGCCGCTTATGACGACGAGGCCGGCCTCGCGCGCCTGGCCCAGACCTGTCAGGCCGTCACCACCGAATTCGAGAACGTCCCCGCCGACAGCCTGCGGACCCTGGCCACCCGCTGCCGCGTCAGCCCCGCCGCCGACGCGGTGGCGATCGTGCAGGACCGCATCGCCGAAAAGACCTTCATCGCCTCGCAGGGCATCCCCGTCGCGCCGCATGCCGCCATCCGCAGCGAGGCGGACCTGCGCGCCGCGCCGCAAGCCCTGTTCCCCGGCATCCTGAAAGTCGCCCGCCTGGGCTACGACGGCAAGGGCCAGGCCCGCATCAGCACGCGCGAAGAAGCGCTGGCCGCTTTCGCGGAGTTTGGCGGCGTGGCCTGCGTGCTGGAAGCGCTGATGCCGCTGGATTACGAAATCTCGGTGGTCATCGCGCGCGGCTTCGACGGCGCGACGGTGGTGTTCCCCGTGGCGCGCAACGTGCATCGCGACGGCATCCTGGCCGTGTCCACCGCGGCGCCCGTGTTGCAGGACGCGGCCCATGCCGAACGCCAGGCTCGCGCGACCGAAGCGGCGCAAGCCATTGCGCAGGGCCTGGGCTACCACGGCGTGCTGTGCGTGGAGTTCTTCGTGCTTCAGGACGGCGGCCTGATCGTCAACGAGATCGCGCCGCGTCCGCACAACAGCGGCCACTACACGATGGACGCCTGCGTCACCAGCCAGTTCGAGCAGCAGGCGCGCGCCATGGCCGGCCTGCCCCTGGGCAGCTCGGACCTGCTGGCGCCCGCCGTCATGCTGAACATCCTGGGCGACATCTGGTACGCGTCCGACACCGCCACTACCCAGCGCGAACCCGACTGGGCCGCCGCGCTGGCGGTGCCCACGGCCAAGCTGCATCTGTACGGCAAGCGCGAGGCGCGCCGTGGCCGCAAGATGGGCCACATCACGATCGTGGCCTCCACGCTGCAGCAGGCTCGCGCCGATGCCGCCCGCGTGGCGGCGGCGCTGGGCATGCAAGCGCCCGAATAG
- a CDS encoding L-threonylcarbamoyladenylate synthase, which yields MPLPPSDSASPAEIAHAAQRMLDGELAAFPTETVYGLGADAENPQAVARIYAAKGRPSNHPVIVHIAPQGDVSYWAAQVPPEARLLIDAFWPGPLTLILKRAPHIVDTVSGGQDSIGIRCPSHPVAQALLAAFAAGKPNGQGGVAAPSANKFGQVSPTRAEHVRSEFPEEVAAGMPVLEGGASEVGIESTILDLSRLDLGAGPVLLRPGHISAAQIEAVLGVQVFAPDAAAPRASGTLKAHYAPRTPLELASDERLQDVVQGRNLPEGKVVVVAYGVQPPTADARVQWQPVPADPARYAQALYGLLRDLDGQGYARIVVQAPPATDDWHAVNDRIGRAAAAFTLDTTDL from the coding sequence ATGCCACTGCCCCCGTCTGATTCCGCCAGCCCCGCGGAGATCGCCCACGCCGCGCAGCGCATGCTGGACGGCGAACTGGCCGCCTTCCCCACCGAGACCGTCTACGGCCTGGGCGCGGACGCGGAAAACCCGCAAGCGGTGGCCAGGATCTATGCGGCCAAGGGCCGGCCTTCCAACCACCCGGTGATCGTGCACATCGCGCCGCAAGGCGACGTGTCGTACTGGGCGGCTCAGGTGCCGCCCGAGGCGCGCCTGCTGATCGACGCGTTCTGGCCCGGCCCGCTGACCTTGATCCTCAAGCGCGCGCCGCACATCGTCGACACGGTGAGCGGCGGCCAGGACAGCATCGGCATCCGCTGCCCCTCGCATCCGGTGGCGCAGGCGCTGCTGGCGGCGTTCGCGGCGGGCAAGCCGAACGGGCAGGGCGGCGTGGCCGCTCCGTCGGCCAACAAGTTCGGCCAGGTGTCTCCTACGCGCGCCGAGCACGTCCGCAGCGAGTTTCCCGAGGAAGTCGCGGCCGGCATGCCGGTGCTGGAAGGCGGCGCCTCGGAAGTCGGCATCGAGTCCACCATTCTTGACCTGTCGCGCCTGGACCTCGGCGCGGGGCCGGTGCTGCTGCGTCCCGGCCACATCAGCGCCGCGCAGATCGAGGCCGTGCTGGGCGTGCAGGTGTTCGCGCCCGACGCCGCCGCGCCACGCGCCTCGGGCACGCTGAAGGCGCATTACGCGCCGCGCACGCCGCTTGAACTGGCCTCCGACGAGCGTCTGCAAGACGTCGTGCAAGGGCGCAACCTGCCCGAAGGCAAGGTGGTGGTGGTGGCCTATGGCGTCCAGCCGCCCACGGCCGATGCCCGCGTGCAATGGCAGCCGGTGCCGGCGGATCCGGCGCGTTATGCGCAGGCCCTGTACGGCTTGCTGCGCGACCTGGACGGGCAGGGCTATGCGCGCATCGTCGTGCAGGCGCCGCCCGCGACCGACGACTGGCATGCGGTCAACGACCGCATCGGCCGCGCCGCCGCGGCCTTCACGCTGGATACGACGGACCTGTAG
- a CDS encoding IclR family transcriptional regulator domain-containing protein, translating into MPPNLPPPGYAAPLAAEDHPDQLRGDPDYMLTLARGLHVIRAFGTRRHPQTAAELSRRAGLPRAVVQRCLHTLMLLGIAEQHDRLYVLTPRILGLGYAYFSSTPFVSLAQPVLEELSATVNETCALAIMEGHEMLYLARSEVNRLLATSMGLGSRLPAYCTSIGRVLLAQLPEPALARYFAATDLQPYTEFTLTTEAKLRTELIRIREQDYAVVDQELELNVRAISVPVRSASGKACGAVNVSVKAARVPLNRLTDEFLPPLRQAVERIGEFLAA; encoded by the coding sequence ATGCCGCCCAATCTTCCCCCTCCCGGCTATGCCGCGCCGCTTGCGGCGGAAGACCATCCCGATCAGCTGCGCGGCGATCCGGACTACATGCTGACGCTTGCGCGCGGCCTGCACGTGATCCGCGCCTTCGGCACGCGCCGCCATCCGCAGACCGCAGCTGAACTGAGCCGGCGCGCCGGCCTGCCCCGCGCGGTCGTGCAGCGCTGCCTGCATACGCTGATGCTGCTGGGCATCGCCGAGCAGCACGACCGGCTCTACGTGCTGACGCCGCGCATCCTGGGGCTGGGCTATGCCTACTTTTCCTCCACGCCCTTCGTCTCGCTGGCTCAACCGGTGCTGGAAGAACTGAGCGCAACGGTGAACGAGACTTGCGCGCTGGCCATCATGGAAGGCCACGAGATGCTGTACCTGGCGCGCTCGGAAGTGAACCGCCTGCTGGCGACCTCGATGGGACTGGGCAGCAGGTTGCCGGCGTACTGCACGTCCATTGGCCGCGTGCTGCTGGCGCAACTGCCCGAGCCCGCGCTCGCGCGCTACTTCGCCGCGACCGATCTGCAGCCTTACACCGAATTCACACTGACCACCGAGGCGAAGCTGCGGACGGAGCTGATCCGCATCCGCGAACAGGACTACGCGGTGGTCGACCAGGAGCTGGAACTGAACGTGCGCGCGATCTCGGTGCCCGTGCGGTCGGCCAGCGGCAAGGCTTGCGGCGCGGTGAATGTCAGCGTGAAGGCCGCGCGCGTGCCCTTGAACCGCCTGACGGACGAATTCCTGCCGCCCTTGCGGCAGGCCGTGGAAAGAATCGGTGAATTCCTGGCCGCGTGA
- a CDS encoding 3-oxoacid CoA-transferase subunit B, translating to MFHPLTLEAMARRLALDIPDGSYVNLGIGMPVLVAAHLPAGREIVLHSENGILGMGPPPAEADINLDLINAGKQPVTLLEGGSYFHHADSFAMMRGGHLDICVMGGMQVAANGDLANWSLNKPGEAPAVGGAMDLAVGARSVFIMMEHNSKNGDPKIVERCTYPLTGAGVVDRIYTDLAVIDVTPDGLVVRDMIDGMTLNGLQARTGAPLRAG from the coding sequence ATGTTTCATCCCCTGACCCTCGAGGCCATGGCGCGCCGCCTGGCCCTGGACATTCCCGATGGCAGCTACGTGAACCTGGGCATCGGCATGCCGGTGCTGGTGGCGGCCCACCTGCCCGCCGGCCGCGAGATCGTGCTGCACAGCGAAAACGGCATACTCGGCATGGGCCCGCCGCCGGCCGAGGCCGACATCAACCTGGACCTGATCAACGCCGGCAAGCAGCCCGTGACCTTGCTGGAAGGCGGCTCGTACTTCCATCATGCGGATTCGTTCGCGATGATGCGCGGCGGCCACCTGGACATCTGCGTCATGGGCGGCATGCAGGTCGCCGCCAACGGCGACCTGGCCAACTGGTCGCTCAACAAGCCCGGCGAAGCCCCGGCCGTGGGCGGCGCGATGGACCTGGCGGTGGGCGCGCGCAGCGTGTTCATCATGATGGAGCACAACAGCAAGAACGGCGATCCCAAGATCGTCGAACGCTGCACCTATCCGCTCACGGGCGCCGGCGTGGTGGACCGCATCTACACCGACCTGGCCGTCATCGACGTCACGCCGGACGGGCTGGTGGTTCGGGATATGATCGACGGCATGACTCTGAACGGACTGCAGGCGCGCACCGGCGCGCCCTTGCGCGCAGGCTGA
- a CDS encoding 3-oxoacid CoA-transferase subunit A gives MIDKFIDTPEAAVADIHDGATVLISGFGGAGMPTELIHALIGQGARELTVVSNNAGNRETGLAALIKAGRVRKVICSFPKASHSWVFDDLYRQGRIELECVPQGTIAERLRAAGAGLGGFYTPTAFGTELAQGKETRMIDGRGHVFEKPLHGDFALVKADQADRWGNLTYHKSARNFGPIMCMAAKTTIVQVRAKVALGELPPEAVVTPGIFVQRVTEVANAAFSS, from the coding sequence ATGATCGACAAATTCATAGACACTCCCGAGGCCGCCGTCGCGGACATCCACGACGGCGCCACGGTGCTGATCAGCGGATTCGGCGGCGCCGGCATGCCCACCGAACTGATCCACGCGCTGATCGGCCAGGGCGCGCGCGAACTGACCGTCGTCAGCAACAACGCGGGCAACCGGGAAACCGGGCTGGCCGCGCTGATCAAGGCCGGACGCGTGCGCAAGGTCATCTGCTCGTTTCCCAAGGCCTCGCATTCCTGGGTCTTCGACGACCTCTATCGCCAAGGCCGCATTGAACTCGAATGCGTGCCGCAAGGAACCATCGCCGAGCGGCTGCGCGCGGCCGGCGCCGGCCTGGGCGGCTTCTACACCCCCACGGCCTTTGGCACCGAACTCGCACAGGGCAAGGAGACCCGCATGATCGACGGGCGCGGCCATGTGTTCGAAAAACCCCTGCACGGCGACTTCGCGCTGGTCAAGGCGGACCAGGCCGACCGCTGGGGCAACCTGACCTACCACAAGAGCGCGCGCAACTTCGGCCCCATCATGTGCATGGCGGCCAAGACCACCATCGTGCAGGTGCGCGCCAAGGTCGCGCTGGGCGAGTTGCCACCCGAAGCCGTGGTGACCCCCGGCATCTTCGTCCAGCGCGTCACCGAGGTGGCCAACGCCGCCTTCTCCAGCTAG